ATTTTAGCCTTTCATAATCTAGATTTATCTTCCGCATACAGGCTTTATATCAATGGCAAATTGGTTGTCGAACAGGGAAGTTTTGGAATCAATCCAAATTATTTTGAACCTTCATACAAATCAATCTTAGTTGATTTAGAGCCAGTTTCTGGTGAAACAGAAATTGTATATGAAATCTCTAATTTCCATTACTCCAAAGGTGGGTTTTGGGAAAGTATGGAAATTGGCGAAAGACGCAAGTTATATGACAAAGTTAATCGAAGTTATCAAATTACTTCTTTTTTAGCTGGGAGTATTTTCCTGTGGGCGCTTTACCACTTAGGATTGTTCCTAATGAGAAGGCAAGATAAAGCAAGTTTGTTCATTGCTTTATTTAGTTTACTGATTGTTATGCGCCTTTTAACGATCGGAGAGAGGAATATTTTGGATATCATTCCTTCTCTACCAATGGATGGTCTGATCCGATTAGAATTTGCAACTATCTACATCGCCACAATAGTATTTGCTTATTTCTATCGTCTGGTGTTCCCAAACACTGTGGGCCAAAAGACAATGTATGTTTTGTATGTTTTGATCACCCCATTTCTAATATCTTTGTTTTTACCAGTTTCAATATTCACAGCGCAAATCCATTATTTCCAAATCTTTTTAATATTGGTGTGTGTTAGGATTACTATCGCTATTATCATGGCATACCGTTCTGATACTGTAGGAGCTGGGCTATCTCTCATTGGATTTAGTTTTGTATTTGGAACCGTTGTTCATGATATTTTATACCAAAACAATATCATCAATACAATGAACATAACTCCATTTGGATTTTTAGGATTTATCCTATTCCAAGGTTATATCTTGTCTTATGGATTCACAAGAGCTTACTCATCCATAGAAAAACTTAAAGAGAGTTTAGAAATTTCAAATAAAGAACTCAATATTCTAAAAGATGGTTTAGAGGATATCGTAGTTGAGAGGACACAAGAATTAGAAATTTCAAAAGCAAACATAGAAAGACTCAACGAGTTTGCAAAAACTCTAAACACTTCACTCGAATTGGATAGTATCTTAAACAAAGCTTTCGACTACTTAAAAGAAGAAGTATTTTGTGATTCCATGATTTTGTTGTTAGTTGACTCAGAAAACGGAAAACTCCAATACCACAAATCAGTTGTTTCCTCCCAATCCAACTTACAATTAGAAAACAAATTCAGAGGTATGAACTTTCCTTTAGATACAAGTGCCGGATTATTTTACCATGTGTACAAACGAAATCGACCCTTTCGATTTGCAAAAGTTTGGGAATCGCGACTAAATGAATCCAACCAAAAATTCATCCAACTTATCGGCAAACACCCTGGAATGATCATTCCCTTAAGTTCCCAAGGAAAAGTCATTGCGATGTTGGCTATTTTTAGCGAACAAAAAGGAACTAGTTTTTCAAAAGCTCAATTACAATTGGTCGAAAATACAGCAGAAAATATAGCAACTGCTGTTACCAATTCAATATTAGTCGAAGAAATGAATCGTGAAAAATTCATTGCTGATAACGCCCGTTTGCAAATGGAAAACGCAAAAAATGAAGTAGTTAAACTCAACGAGTTCACCAAAAAAATTAATTCAGAATCAAGTTTATCCCAAATCATCGATGAAATGTTTGATTATATTGTTAAAAGTTTTGAAATAGAAGCAACTATCATCCAACTCATTGATCCTAAAAAAAGAGAACTTTATACTTACAAAACAACGATACCAACCTATGCGACTGAAGAACAATTAAACTTTGCAAAGTCATTTCGTGTTCCTTTAAATGAAAGAGGAGGAATTATATACAAAACGTATTTAAGAAAAAAAGCCCTATACGTTCCAAGGCCACCAAAGAATTACGAATCAGAGTTAGACGAACAAATTTTCACAAAACTGAAATTAACTTCTTTTATTGCCGTTCCGCTTGTTGTCCAAAATGAAGTCATTGGAATTGCATATTTCACTTCTTACCAAAAACCAATGGATGTCAACAGAGAAGTATTAAGACGAATTGCAGGTTTTTGTGATCAAATTGCTGGTGCAATCCAAAACTCATTATTATTGCAACTAACAGAAGAAGAAAGGAAAAAATCTGAAAAAGCAAAAGCTGAAATTCAGAAAATGAACGAATTTGCAAAAACCATCAACTCACAGAATAATTTAGAGAATATACTTGCCGAAATTTTTGGTTTCATACGAAAAAACTATAAAATTGAAAACTGTGTATTGTACTTTTTAGATAAAGAATTTAATGAATTTAGATATCTTAATCATTCAGGATTTGATTTATTAAATGATGAGAATGTTAATTTCTTCAAAACATTACGTTTTCCATTAAAGGAAGAAAGTGGCTTTGTTTATAAATGTTACCAAAGAAAAAAACATTTTTATTTGAAACATATTCCTAAAACAATGCCTTACGTTATAGACAAACAAATCACTGAAAAATCAGGGATGAAAGGTTTTTTAATTTCACCATTAGTAAATAACGATGAAGTGGTTGCGATGGCGATGTATGGAATTAACGACGAAACCATTCATTTTTCCAGTGAAGAAGTAAAATCAATTGTAGGTGTTTCCGAACACATTGCAAGTGCGATCAATAACCACTTTTTACTCAAAAAAATCGAAGAAGAAAAACAAAGGTCTGATTCACTCTTACTCAACATTTTACCCAAAAACGTTGCAGAAGAGTTACAAAAAAAAGGAAGGGTCAACCCAGTTGAATTTGAAAATGTAACCCTACTTATGACAAGTTTCCCTGGTTTTTCTCAAATCACAGGTTTACTCACTCCAGAAGAATTAATCGAAGGACTTGATTTATATTTTTCGAGATTTGATGAAATCATCAAAACTAAGGGAATGGAAAAGTTAAGGATGACAGGTGATATGTATCTAGCAGCAGGAGGATTACCTGTTGGAAATTTTACACATGCTGTTGATGCTTGCCTTGCTGCTTTACAAATCAAAAACGAAGTCAATCGTATGATGGAAGATTTCAAGGACATTCCATTCAAACCAAATGGCATTACAATTGCGATTCACTCAGGTCCAGTCGTTGCAGGAGTGATCGGAAAATCAAAATTCAATTATGATGTCTGGGGTAAAACGGTCACCCAAACGCAGGCAATCAGAAGGGGTGGTGTAGGAGTAGCAATTAATATCTCACAAGAAACGATGGATAAAGTAAAACGATTATTCCATATAGACAACCAACGAATGATCAATACATACGAAGGAGAACAATTCCCCATCTATGAGTTATTAGCTTTAAAATCCGACTTAGCTGATGATACAGGCATTCTACCTAATGATAAATTCGAAAGATTGTACACCCAACAAAAACGTGGTGCCAAGATTTTAATCAAATGATTTATACATTATATTTGATTGGTTTTTTATTTTTAGGAATCTTATATTGGATTTCAAAATTATATAAAACGAATGAAGAAAACGTAAATAAAATCACAATTCTAAAATCTGAAATTCAAATCTTAAATGAAGAATTAGAAAAAAAGGAAAAAGATCTACAAACAACAAAAAAGATTTCAGAAGAATTTTCTGATAAGTTGGTAGATTCTTATAGCCAACTTTCTGACTTAGATGGTCTCCTTAGAGAAATTAATTCAGCAAATGATTTAAAAGAAATACTTCGAATTTTAGGATTTTATATTCGTGAAAAATTTAAAGTACCTCATTATCTTTTATATGTTTACAAAACAGAATTAGATGAATTGGAATTTTTCCATAGTAATTTTCCAGAAGAACTTACTGATCAATTGAAATCAGAAATTATGAGTAGGAACATTCCTGTTTCTGATTCTTATGTTACAGTATATGCACATGCATACGTAAGAAAAAGAAAACGAAGTTTTTATATCCAAGATTTTGAATCATACAAAACTGAAGGTGTAGAGCTCGAGAATAAAAAATCAGCGAATCTTAAATCATTACTTATTGTTCCTTTATATCTCAGGAACAAATTTATTGGAACACTTGATCTTTTAGATTATTCTGGAATATTTGAACTAAACGAACAACAGTTAAACCAAATTAAAATCATTGCCGACTATATTGCAGGAACGATTGAAACTGGATACCTTTTGGATGAATTAAAAACTGTAAACAACACAATCCAACAAGAAAAAGAAAATATTGAGTCAAACCGATTGAAACTTGAAAACCTTCACAAGTTCAATCGCAAAATTAATTCATTTTCTGAAATAGAAGATATAACAAGGGAAGTGTTTATATACTTAAAGGTAAATCATAGAGTTGAACTTGGATTTATTTTACTAGTCGACCCAAAATCAAATTCTCTCGTTCCACTCATGGAAGGGGCTGAAGTTTTTAACAAAGGACTACTTGTTACAAATTTTTTAAGGACCTTCCGACCTAAATTAATCCCAACAATTGGTTCACTTTATCGATCCTACTCAAAACAAAAGCCTATTTACTTAAAAAAATCTTCACGATGGAAAGAACTCACTGAAATTGATACTTCAATCGTTGAAAGTTTCAAACTAGAAATTTTTGGCCATATTCCACTTGTTGTGCAAGGTCAAACCATTGGAATCGTTTGTGTCACTCGCCTAACAAAAGAAAATCCATGGTCACAAGCTGAATTTCAAGAAATTATTTCATTTTGTGAACAAGTAGCTGGCGCCATTCATAATGCAAATTTAAGAAGAGATTTAGAAAAAGAACGTGAAAAAACGCTACATTTCATTCGAAACATTTTACCTGGCGATTTAGCTGATGAGCTCATTGAAAAGGGTGAAGTGGTTCCAATGGAATATGAATCTGTAAGTATTTTATTTACTGATTTTAAAAATTTTACGATCGCTGCCGAGTCTTTATCTCCTGAAGATTTAATTGAACAATTAGATGGATGTTTTTCACAATTTGATGACATCGCTGTCAGACATAATTTCGAAAAACTAAAGACCATAGGTGATTCATATATGGCGGCAGGAGGAATTCCACAAGGGAATTTTACTCACCCAGTAGATGCATGTTTATTTGCGATGGAAATCAAATCATTTATGACTCAAATTCGCTCCTTTAAACAAATGTTAGGTCAAGAATTCTGGGAAATTCGTATTGGAATCCATACTGGACCAGTTGTAGCTGGTGTTGTGGGAAAATCAAAATTTGCTTATGATGTTTGGGGTGATGCTGTCAATACAGCAAGTCGAATGGAAAGTTCTAGTGATGCAGGAGAGATTAATTTGTCTGAAACTACTTATGATAAAGTGAAACGATTTTTTGAATGTGATTATAGAGGCAAAGTTAAAGCAAAAAACAAAGGTGAAATGGGAATGTATTTTTTAAAACGCCTTCGTCCAGAATTTTCCCGTGATCCGGAAGGAATGGTACCCAACCAAATCTTTTTGGATTTATATAAAAACTTACAAATTGGAGCCAAAATCATTTACCGCCAGACGGGATCATAAAGAGCAACCCATTTCATTAACCACCAGTTGCTGAACTGGAGCTTGCACTTGAACTAGACGATCCTCCACCTCTATTTCCTGAACTCGAACTGGATGAACTACTCCTACTTCTGGTTGTTGTGGTAGTGCTCGTGGAAGCAACAGGGCATTTTTCATAACAAATTACATACAAGGAAACACATGCAGTTGTAGTCGCAACCGGGTTATCCAACTGTGGTGCTAGTGCAATCGCACAAACGAATTGTTCCTTCATACAACGGTCCATACACTGTAATCGAGTTTCCGAATTTTTTGAATTGGTACATTGGCTAAAAATGAGACCAAGACTTAAGAAAACCATCGCAAAGAACCAACGTTTCATGCTGTAAGATTCGCATATTTTTAACCTATTTCCAATAGAGGAAATCCGCAAATGTGGAAATCACCTATGAAACATACTTGCTTCTACATTCAAGAAGTGTGAAATTGAATCAGAAGATGGAAACTCGCAACGTCCGTATCCTTTTTTTGGTATTTTATGTATTGTCCTTACTTGTTTGGATTGTCGAAGAAGTTTACACTTTGACAAAACCTCCAGAATACTTCGACAGATTTCGTGTCATCATCGCAACCATCGAATCATTCATTGCTCTTTCTTCTTTCTTAGTTGTTTTTATCTTGTATAAAGAATTAAAAAAAGAAGCTGTTGAAAACAAACAGGCAAAAACACAAATCCATGACTTAAAACGAACCAATCGTATTCTAATCAATCCAGAAAAAGGATTTTGGGCAGAAGCCAAAGCACAGATGATGGAATGGAATCTGACAGATGCAGAAACTGAAATAGCTATTCTTTTGTTAAGAGGTTTTTCCCAAAAACAAATCGCGGCAGTTAGGAAAAAAAGCCTACGAACCATCGAAAATCAAACTGCTTCGATCTATGAAAAATCTTCCATGCGAGGGAAACTCGAGTTCATATCTTTTTTTCTAACACCACTTTTGCCCGAAGAAGACTAAACAAAAAACCTTGACCAAAGCAAAATGATTTGGTTATTTTAAGTTTGTTTTATGAAAAGTCCACACATCGTATTTTTCGCAATCATTCTAACATTATGTAACATTTCGATTTGGTCTCAAACGAGTCTAGAAGATAGAGATAAACAAAGACAAACTGGTCTTATCAAAACAAATCAAAAGAAACAAGAAGAGATCTTACAAAAATACAATGACTTTGTCTCAAAGGCACAAAGTCGTTTTCCTGGTTTAAAAATATCATCATCCCCTATCGACTTAAAAATAGCTGAAGGCATTTCAGATCATAACAATGCTCCAGGTGCTTCCGAAAAAAAATCCAAATCTATCTCGGCGATTGCATCTGATAATTTCTATCTACAACTTGAGCCTTCCAATCAACCAAATGTCCGTTCCCAATTTAAGGTAAAAAAGGGAGATACCTTGGAAGTAGTAATGGTTTTAAAACAAGATGTTACTGACAAAAAAGAAGGTTCTCACTGGGTTCTCGTGCGAACAAAATCTAAAAAAGAAGGATATACCAAACAAGATTTATTACAGCCAACAAAACTTGCTGTGAAATCCAGAGATACAGAAGGACTATCCTTAGATCTAACCTCTTTACCTTCACGGGTAACACCAGAACCATCAATCACAAGTTATACGGATTCTAAAAAAGGTAAGGATATGTGGGTCAATGCCAGCTCATTAAATATGCGCGGAGAGCCAGATGTCAATGGTTATGTAATTGCGAGAATACCGAAAGGCATAAAAGTCTCTATTTTAAGTTCTACCACAACTGAAGAAACAATTGATGGAATCTCTTCAAATTGGCACCAAGTTTCATCCGTTTATGGAAATGGATGGGTTTTCGGTGGATATTTGAGTTCTTCCGAAGTTGTTTCATATGACGTTCAACCTGGAGAATTATCTTTCCCACAAGAAAATCCTGATGAGTTAAAAGTTGGAGAAAAACGTTTTGTTCGATCTTTAAACTTAAGAATGAGAGACGAACCGAATGATTATGGTTCTGTCATCACATCAATCCCTGGTGACGAGAAACTTAAGATTATCGATACGAAAAAAGAAATCGAAACAATTTCCGGAGTACGTTCTAAGTGGATTTATGTAAATTGGAACGACGAATGGGAAGGATGGGTCTTCGGTGGATTTGTATCAAAAGAACGTGGTCCCTTAATAGACAGTGACGATATATCAAAATATTTCCAAATACCAGTAGATAACGATCGTTATGTGTCTTCTAGCTTTGGAACTCGAGTTGATCCAGTCACTGGAAAAATGGGAACTTTCCATTCAGGTATCGACTTACCTGCACCAGTGGGAACTCCAATCAAAGCTGTCAGTGATGGAAAAGTTTGGCGAACAATCACAACTAGCGGTGGTTATGGGGTATTGACAATCATTAGCCATAAAAATAATATTTTTACCTACTATGCACATCAAAGTGAACGTCAAGTAAAAGAGGGTGACACAGTGCGCTCTGGTGATATCATTGGTCAGGTAGGAAACACTGGTAAATCTACTGGTCCTCATTTACATTTTGAAGTAAGGAAAGGCCCTGACCAACAAGCATTGGATCCTGGAGCATATCTACCCAAATGAAATTTAAAACTATCTACATAAGTATTTTTTTCTCTTTTCTTTTTTGTACACATCTCTACTCAGAAGAAACAATCACACCTGTTTCTGAAGTACCACCGCCAATCGATTTGGTAAAAATCCTAATAAAAGGGAATCAGAAAGAATTTGAAGCAGCAATCGCAAATGGTGGTGATATCAACTCCACTGATGAATCCGGAAAATCACTTCTCATCCTTTCTGTTGAAAAAAATAAACCTAAACAATTTGAATTCCTACTCAACCAAGGTGCTGATTTAAACAAAAGGGATCTTTCTGGTAAAACATTATTACATTATGTTGTGACATCTCGTTTTACGAACCAAATTAA
The Leptospira bouyouniensis DNA segment above includes these coding regions:
- a CDS encoding adenylate/guanylate cyclase domain-containing protein gives rise to the protein MKKSFYLLVLLSLLFPFLSCGEVNRNKPIAEKGKIDLSSWDFHRDGNINLDGEWEFYWKETLSGIQIETELGKEPKFIYQVVPSNWKGVDWFGESLDGFGYATYKLKAIFPQNTPILAFHNLDLSSAYRLYINGKLVVEQGSFGINPNYFEPSYKSILVDLEPVSGETEIVYEISNFHYSKGGFWESMEIGERRKLYDKVNRSYQITSFLAGSIFLWALYHLGLFLMRRQDKASLFIALFSLLIVMRLLTIGERNILDIIPSLPMDGLIRLEFATIYIATIVFAYFYRLVFPNTVGQKTMYVLYVLITPFLISLFLPVSIFTAQIHYFQIFLILVCVRITIAIIMAYRSDTVGAGLSLIGFSFVFGTVVHDILYQNNIINTMNITPFGFLGFILFQGYILSYGFTRAYSSIEKLKESLEISNKELNILKDGLEDIVVERTQELEISKANIERLNEFAKTLNTSLELDSILNKAFDYLKEEVFCDSMILLLVDSENGKLQYHKSVVSSQSNLQLENKFRGMNFPLDTSAGLFYHVYKRNRPFRFAKVWESRLNESNQKFIQLIGKHPGMIIPLSSQGKVIAMLAIFSEQKGTSFSKAQLQLVENTAENIATAVTNSILVEEMNREKFIADNARLQMENAKNEVVKLNEFTKKINSESSLSQIIDEMFDYIVKSFEIEATIIQLIDPKKRELYTYKTTIPTYATEEQLNFAKSFRVPLNERGGIIYKTYLRKKALYVPRPPKNYESELDEQIFTKLKLTSFIAVPLVVQNEVIGIAYFTSYQKPMDVNREVLRRIAGFCDQIAGAIQNSLLLQLTEEERKKSEKAKAEIQKMNEFAKTINSQNNLENILAEIFGFIRKNYKIENCVLYFLDKEFNEFRYLNHSGFDLLNDENVNFFKTLRFPLKEESGFVYKCYQRKKHFYLKHIPKTMPYVIDKQITEKSGMKGFLISPLVNNDEVVAMAMYGINDETIHFSSEEVKSIVGVSEHIASAINNHFLLKKIEEEKQRSDSLLLNILPKNVAEELQKKGRVNPVEFENVTLLMTSFPGFSQITGLLTPEELIEGLDLYFSRFDEIIKTKGMEKLRMTGDMYLAAGGLPVGNFTHAVDACLAALQIKNEVNRMMEDFKDIPFKPNGITIAIHSGPVVAGVIGKSKFNYDVWGKTVTQTQAIRRGGVGVAINISQETMDKVKRLFHIDNQRMINTYEGEQFPIYELLALKSDLADDTGILPNDKFERLYTQQKRGAKILIK
- a CDS encoding adenylate/guanylate cyclase domain-containing protein, whose translation is MIYTLYLIGFLFLGILYWISKLYKTNEENVNKITILKSEIQILNEELEKKEKDLQTTKKISEEFSDKLVDSYSQLSDLDGLLREINSANDLKEILRILGFYIREKFKVPHYLLYVYKTELDELEFFHSNFPEELTDQLKSEIMSRNIPVSDSYVTVYAHAYVRKRKRSFYIQDFESYKTEGVELENKKSANLKSLLIVPLYLRNKFIGTLDLLDYSGIFELNEQQLNQIKIIADYIAGTIETGYLLDELKTVNNTIQQEKENIESNRLKLENLHKFNRKINSFSEIEDITREVFIYLKVNHRVELGFILLVDPKSNSLVPLMEGAEVFNKGLLVTNFLRTFRPKLIPTIGSLYRSYSKQKPIYLKKSSRWKELTEIDTSIVESFKLEIFGHIPLVVQGQTIGIVCVTRLTKENPWSQAEFQEIISFCEQVAGAIHNANLRRDLEKEREKTLHFIRNILPGDLADELIEKGEVVPMEYESVSILFTDFKNFTIAAESLSPEDLIEQLDGCFSQFDDIAVRHNFEKLKTIGDSYMAAGGIPQGNFTHPVDACLFAMEIKSFMTQIRSFKQMLGQEFWEIRIGIHTGPVVAGVVGKSKFAYDVWGDAVNTASRMESSSDAGEINLSETTYDKVKRFFECDYRGKVKAKNKGEMGMYFLKRLRPEFSRDPEGMVPNQIFLDLYKNLQIGAKIIYRQTGS
- a CDS encoding helix-turn-helix transcriptional regulator; the encoded protein is METRNVRILFLVFYVLSLLVWIVEEVYTLTKPPEYFDRFRVIIATIESFIALSSFLVVFILYKELKKEAVENKQAKTQIHDLKRTNRILINPEKGFWAEAKAQMMEWNLTDAETEIAILLLRGFSQKQIAAVRKKSLRTIENQTASIYEKSSMRGKLEFISFFLTPLLPEED
- a CDS encoding peptidoglycan DD-metalloendopeptidase family protein, whose translation is MKSPHIVFFAIILTLCNISIWSQTSLEDRDKQRQTGLIKTNQKKQEEILQKYNDFVSKAQSRFPGLKISSSPIDLKIAEGISDHNNAPGASEKKSKSISAIASDNFYLQLEPSNQPNVRSQFKVKKGDTLEVVMVLKQDVTDKKEGSHWVLVRTKSKKEGYTKQDLLQPTKLAVKSRDTEGLSLDLTSLPSRVTPEPSITSYTDSKKGKDMWVNASSLNMRGEPDVNGYVIARIPKGIKVSILSSTTTEETIDGISSNWHQVSSVYGNGWVFGGYLSSSEVVSYDVQPGELSFPQENPDELKVGEKRFVRSLNLRMRDEPNDYGSVITSIPGDEKLKIIDTKKEIETISGVRSKWIYVNWNDEWEGWVFGGFVSKERGPLIDSDDISKYFQIPVDNDRYVSSSFGTRVDPVTGKMGTFHSGIDLPAPVGTPIKAVSDGKVWRTITTSGGYGVLTIISHKNNIFTYYAHQSERQVKEGDTVRSGDIIGQVGNTGKSTGPHLHFEVRKGPDQQALDPGAYLPK